The sequence below is a genomic window from Lolium perenne isolate Kyuss_39 chromosome 7, Kyuss_2.0, whole genome shotgun sequence.
aataagacccgtacgtaCGCCGTACGTACGCCACCATTCATCCAAGCCtccatccgacacctccagcgacgatgagctacatctcccagctcccgtccgacacctccagcgagggaaAGCCCGCTggctggcgccattggtgggagagAGCCAGGACGCCGAGCAGCGGCGACGATTCCCCGCCGCCAGTTGACAGCGAGGAGGAATGGCTGGGCTGGGAGGAGGACGCGGAGGAAGAAGAGagcgaggacgcggcggcggcggtggcccgtgCGAAGGCGAAGGCGGCCAAGGCCAAGGCGGCCAAGGCCAAGGCAAAGGCAAAGGCAAAGGCGCAGCCGACGTTCACCGCCGACGATgaggaggactccgacgcgtcgggcgccgacaccgcctcttcggaagaggtggcgagcaggaagcgccaccgcgatgacgacgacgaggcggggccatcagCGAAGAAGAAGTAGATAGTTTATATGTATTTAATTATATTTTTCCGAAGTTTTATATATAATTTGTTTATGTTCaaccgatttgaatattagtaaATAGTTTTTTCTAGCCAAAAAAAGtacttttaatgtttgggggcggcgtttgggggacgcggctggggagcgacgtcccccaaacgcggcacgaacaaaacacgtcccccaaacgctcgatccggcgcgctttgggggacggtttgggatgCGGCTGGACATGCTCTAACTGTTGCCCCCTCGAAGCAAAAGCTCGCGCTACAAAGGATCGTACGGATATCGGATAGTTATTGTCGTGTGTATAGCAGCACTCATCGAGCTTGGCGTCAGGAAGACACCCAATTCAAGCGCCTGGTCCAAAGCTGCTTTTAGAGAGTGTCCGCCAATACGTACGGAGAGTTCATCTGTCCAATCATCCTGTTTTCATTAACTCCACTCCATGCCGATACTGGGAAGCTCAGCTTTTATTGCCCGGCGCTCTCAGTTGTTGGATAGTACCATCCTGTTCTTCTTCTTGCGAATTTCCATCCCCGCTGCTGCTGCTAGGCTGCTAGCCATGGACAACAGGaggaagaacacggcggacggaaAGAGGCCGCTGGCAGCGTCCAGCTCGTCGGAGCAAGAGGCGGTGAAGAGCTGCGACGTGTGCCATGGCCCCCTCAAGCCCCCCGTTTACCAGGTAACCAGATCGGACAACCAAAATATGCATTCTACACGCCCCGATTCATCATTTTTAGCTGGGTGCATCGCGTGGATCGCAGTGCTCCCGTCGGCGGCTCGTCGCGTGCAGCGACTGCGGCGCCGGCCAGTGCCGTTCCTCCgcggacttcgccgaggaggccaTCAACGTCGTCTCCCAGCACTTGGGCTACTTCAAGGTGGCGTGCCCGTACAAGCAGTACGGCTGCGCTAGCTCCGTCGCCTCCCGCGACGCCGCGACGCACGCCGCCGTGTGCGCTCACGCGCCCTGCGCGTGCCCGCAGTGCGCCTTCCTGGGCTCGCCGGCGCAGCTCGTGCGCCACGTCGCGGACACGGCCTGCCCGCACGCCTGGCCTGTCCATGGCATCGAGTATGGCCGCTTCCTCGTGCTCGACGTCCGCGTGCCGCAGGAACCGCGCCAGGACAAGCACCTCTTGGTCGCGGAGGAAGACGGCGGCGTGTTCCTCCTGGCCGTGAGCGGCCACGGCCATTTTGGGCGCGTCGGCGTCGTCTGCCTCAGGGGTAACGCCGACGCCGGACCAGTGTACAGGTCCACCATCACGGTGACCTGCCCGCCTTCGGAACAGGCCATCACGAGTGTCGTGTGGTGCTGCTCGGTCCCTGCCGAATTCGACGTGGATCTGCTTCCGCCCTCGCTGTTTGTGGAAAATGGCAGCGAGCTCGGCCAGCTGCGCATCCGCATCCGCTGTTGGCCCAGACCCGGCAGTACTCTCGCCGATCTGATACCAAACACAGCCCCTGCCGCCGAGTGCTTTCCGACGACGCTGACGATGAGCTTCCGGCGAGATGTCACACACGTACGCGAATACTTTCTTTCCGCCGCGATGCACACGTTCCGCCAAGCTGAACCTAGCTAGCTCGATCTTCCTTTAGATCAGCTAGCTACTAGCTACTTCACGTAACGCAGCAAAACAATTTAGCCAAAGGGCCGTCTCGGTCCTTTTCTTTGTATTGAATCTCAACTCACGGTGGTTTACACGTTCAGGTTACAAGCATATAAATAGCACATCTAGCTAGCTAAACCAAACCTAGTCGGTGACTAACTCTAGTACTACTCGGTTACATCATGTATACTCTGAACCGTGCAACACACGTAGTGTTCCTACCCGGAACATGTACGTATACATACTCGTATACGGAGACGTACGACATCGTGCCGGACTCGGAGTGCTTATTCCTAACAATCACCCCCTAAGCACGACCTGTGCTTCACTTCCACCAGGGTCCCAAATGCGCCAGCTGTTTCTTGCAGGCGTCTTCATCGGCATTGCTTTCGCCGTTCCTCGTGGCACCCATGTTACCGACTTTACCTTCGCCGGCTTCTCCTGAGCTTCACGCCGACAGTCCTTGTCCGCGTCTTCAGTCTTCACCGGTTCCTTGATGAACAAACATTGCTTCGTGTGCTTCATCTTCACCGGATTATTTACCGTCCGAAGTTCCTTCTTCGAATAGTAGTTCAACACGCGTCGCATGCGTGCTCGTGTCGGTCGTAGTCGTCTCGTCTCCAGTGTAAGTAGAGATAGCACGACATACTCTTCTGCGTCCGACAACGCGTTTGTCTCATCACTTGAGGGTCCTCCATTTGTTGGTTGAGGTTCCATCGGAATTTGAGTTGGATTGCAATCTACCATGCTACAATTCTCGAGTATCCTCTTATTGAATATTTCCTTCATGTGTAGCTTGAACTTTGCAATCTCCTCCTTATCCGTAGCACGACGCCAACACATCTCCGTGTTCGCGTCCTCGAACTTTGTCAGCTCCTCGGTGAGTAAACACCGACCTTGTCCTCTCCCTCGCACACGCGTTGTGCGAAAGGTCTCCAGTAAATACAAATCGAAAACGCTTCGAAATATTTCCGGTGTAGGTGGCCGTCTCCGTTCCAGTACAGTCGGATGAGACGCCAGAGCTGACATTGGACTTGTTTCGGCGCCTGCCGAACCTCCACGAGCTGGCGGCGAGGGCGACAGAAGACCTTTGCCCGCAGCATGTCCTTGTCCTCTCGCTGCATCAGCAGCGAGGCCTCTAAGCTTGCTTGCATGGcttccactagtggaaaacaggccttttgatccgggtggttagggccttttgtcgcgggcggccagccgcgacaagcaaggcgcgataaaagggtggccttttatcccgggtcacttacgacccgcgacataaggtccaccacgtggcagccgcggggcgcgcagggcacaggcccttttgtcgcgggcggtattaccacccgcgacaaaaggccttctacgtggcgcgcgcacaacgcttctgctttagggtttgaggggtgcagcacccctcccccccccgccaccgaccgcctgttatttcatttttttcgttcgaaaataaaagttgcatatatttgtacgctactagaagttgtacacattcattcattatatatatatatagatcgatcaaacaaatattggaagcagaagtcgattccccttacacatattcgtaggttccctacatatatacatggagctcacgatcgacaaacggtactaacgaccgtctatttggaggtagaacaactatctggactaaacaagcctttgttgtttattacttctctaaccaaaagtcccgccacttcctccgcgattcctagtgcgtgttcctttggttggagtctgtcccgcatgaagtcgacctatatacgaaaatgagatgagtatgactatatcagtcttgataacgaaatattgatgataataaataaagttgtgaatgttattgcttacgtcgaatttatttctgTTCTCGCTTCTcgttggttaacatgcgaatggactcgcaaacgtagtatccacatagattcgtcccttgtggctgctggggcaCGCTacagagtaaatgttagcttctttgcaaaggtaatgtccttatgaacattcttcaaagcttgccaagccctgctgtgcaaaagaatgattgaatgagtggataattaattgatatctcacgaaagataaagcgcggcgatgaaggaaattacacttggagcaacttcgcaagtcctggaacccgtccaggcctctactcagtgggtctcttacttcaactattcccttatcaaggttgaatgtctagtagaatccagtggaagctgcacatgttatgcatatatacgtcaggaattacacttaacatcgagtaagaaaaattgaatgtgcataaaagatcattaagactctcactcgtagttgtaaggaaacaatattgaatcacgtaaatattgctgccccaaaaaccttagtaggtttccccgtttcttcgtttatgcttcaccgtttcaacatgtattttatccgggtcaacaaacccaacattgataatattattacttttgcactcaCCGATCTTCATCTGcaaaagagaacccataagatataatgagtatatatatgcaatgaaaacgaacatgaactgaatgaaaatgaacttatatgtagttaacaacttacaagcaatagcaactcatgagagatttgtcgagggcttctagattgaataaccgccgagttcattcatctcaatatggatctcctcgtttcggtagtaatattcccatggtatactcgccacgatgtacatttttttctccttgcatgcatcaaggtaccactgatgcaaattccgcatatgtgttggcagtttatgcagctgctctcacGACCAAGTCTTCCCGTAGACAAatgtaggagctatatcagcagtgggtagtgcagcatctgcggcaccaaacaattcgtccacggtaactccacattgagccgctagagttgcagcttcttccatattgacaagaccaccatgttcctcgtacaccttgggaacattaaacactttgagtggtgggatcgattgtttgggctgagcaccgaggaggggaacttcctttctctttttgccttttgtcgtttgcttggccttgaggggtgcacttgttgaacttgaccttttctcatctgcacttctagccgatgatttgctcgtgccaagcaatgtccttctccttagccttttcatccttcttttggtcaataaccttcgcaagagtgcgtgtatagtcatccttcttctcgtgtaactcatactgcgatggtgtgttcgtaaaactagtagcatattctatttgcttctctcgTGTATGGCtcggcgctggaggttttggcttatggaaatgatcatagttgtgtttcgcaacagcggccgcattttcctcgacaagaagatcccaaggacgggggaggaacctttggtacttttgggaggggcgacctcttggggacaggactcttgaaacgcttccggctgggtgcattccgagtcttagtgggcggaggcggcggcgctggagatggagatggagtaccgatgtcgtggtcgacgtcgtacccacggggtgatggtgtcGACATGTGAtcgcagtaggaggaggtgatggtggcctgcgatcacctggaggaggtgatggtgacccgctgggacgaccggtactaggtgctacccagcccggcagcctgatgttcttcttttcccagagaatgatttctcccaaagCACCTCTccgagtgtaagccccccatcacctccaggatatggagctccaatgtctcccatcgggacaaccgaatccaccccgacacgagcatagccacctggaatcggattgccatgccatgttgccggctcaccttcaggtccaaatgccggtaagacatagccgaccgccaccttaacgtaaaccttcctgaacacctcatggagatcacaaggtgttgtctccttgattccatccaaggggtcgccaggaccggcatctatcatcatccgtgtaggaggggcctccgagtcggccacgctgctgtctcgtcgccgagatatttcagcggtattatctcagcggcgctgtccttttagttcatttatctcccgccgTCGTCGCTGAAGCTCCCGCCGccgctggtcaagtcggcgttggaactcggccatccggtcattctgcacctccactggcgttgtttagctctcgctcggcttctataagtctccgcgtcggccggaaacccaagcgaccacggaacactagggccgaagcctcttgttcgtcctcccttctcagattaccgaggacaagcgtcgcaagtctttctctctatcgggagcaaactttagttttcccgcctttatatctgtcgtcacttcaatccatttttgcctgggtaccctaaccccggtgtcactttcaacaatgttccctgtcttcatgtcatactcacagccatgcgcgaggaaccaatttcgagcccttatgtcccatccttctcgcgtgggttctggagtgatcccgttcagctccatctcagcctcttgtgcatcccacttaggcatggctcttccgtagccccctcgcccgtatgatggtgatatttcttctcgcttgcattcttcttgtttttcgctgacaaagttcacagcctcctctgatgctttgtacctcacaaattcttaccattgatgctcctgcttcgctaggtagtgCTCGGGTGCTGGAGGCTTGTTGTCTTTCTTGTTATTTTTGCATTACCGGTTCTGATTCGCGCGGAATAGGtcgcccatcttcttaagagcccatttcttcactagctcgCCGCTTAGCATTCTCGCACTCCGATCCCAAATccgcaaagtgaaatgtgccatgaggtctcgaaaagtgtgtccttgtacctatcggcaacctgatttttcggacacattcttcgtcttgttccattctccgaCAGCTGATCGGgacacgatctctaaccacaactccgcactgatttttgaacttcactccgacattctcgggtgccaccggttggccttcctgATAtaacttcaattgtgaagtggtctttcttggacaacttctttgccgggcctcgtttctctatcttatcttctgaggcctaagagaatacatatagaattgcattaatgcctctatactaatgcctcaatacatatgtacatatagaattccattaatacctcgtcaccggagccgtcgccggcttctccgtcaccggagccgccggcttctccgtcaccggagccgtcggcttctccatgaccggagccgtcgggttctccatgaccggagccgtcggcttctccatcaccggagccggctCGGTCGGCTTCAGACCATCGCGGATCATGTCCTCgaatatgtcttcctgttccaagtcccgttcgaattgatccattgtttcgcaaaagaattaaatcgataagtaaatgttcaaacaca
It includes:
- the LOC139833517 gene encoding uncharacterized protein, which produces MSYISQLPSDTSSEGKPAGWRHWWERARTPSSGDDSPPPVDSEEEWLGWEEDAEEEESEDAAAAVARAKAKAAKAKAAKAKAKAKAKAQPTFTADDEEDSDASGADTASSEEVASRKRHRDDDDEAGPSAKKK
- the LOC127311302 gene encoding uncharacterized protein; this encodes MPILGSSAFIARRSQLLDSTILFFFLRISIPAAAARLLAMDNRRKNTADGKRPLAASSSSEQEAVKSCDVCHGPLKPPVYQCSRRRLVACSDCGAGQCRSSADFAEEAINVVSQHLGYFKVACPYKQYGCASSVASRDAATHAAVCAHAPCACPQCAFLGSPAQLVRHVADTACPHAWPVHGIEYGRFLVLDVRVPQEPRQDKHLLVAEEDGGVFLLAVSGHGHFGRVGVVCLRGNADAGPVYRSTITVTCPPSEQAITSVVWCCSVPAEFDVDLLPPSLFVENGSELGQLRIRIRCWPRPGSTLADLIPNTAPAAECFPTTLTMSFRRDVTHVAVSVPVQSDETPELTLDLFRRLPNLHELAARATEDLCPQHVLVLSLHQQRGL